The genomic DNA tgCAAAACTTTGCCACTAAACCTTCGAAAGAGTCTATTCTATCTGCCACTACTTCCCCTCCGATCTGTCAACATGGTTTCAACAATTAAGCCATGAATcccacttgaaacagatctgtTGATAACCTGAAGATGTACAGATAGTGGAAATTACAGCAGAACTGAAGGTAAGTTTAAAGTAACAAATAATGAAGATTACCAGGTAATCAGTTCAACCAATATCGAGTTCCCAGTAATCAAAGTATAGTTAGGAAAAGGGCCTGTCCATTCCAGAAACGTGGACCGCACAGTTATATGACCTTCAGAACTTCAGTGAGGACAAGTGCCCACTGTGTCCAATGTGTTCCTCCCTGCACCAGTACGTTTCTAGGGTGACAACCAATGCAATATATGAGGAAAGGTTTTATTTGGTGTCTTAGAGCTGAGATTCTCAACACCAGATTAAGTACTCACTGGAACCACTTGCACACAACAGAGCAAAGATATTAAACACGACGCAAGGGCCCTGAGTAAAAATTGCATCAGGATCTTAGCTTACCTGGCAGAAGACAGCATATGGATCTCTCAAGGGTCCATCACATGATAGTTCACTTGTGCTTCCATCTATGAATGTCCCGTCGGCAAAAATGACCTGATTTCAGTGGGTTAATCATTTTAGTTGTTTAGTTTAACAGTGTTTGGAACACGAGTGTATTTCATCAGAAAGTAAATTTACAAAATAAACCGTATGTACATTGTAAACAAATAATCGCATGGAAGGTAAGAGCGATGCAATGATGGAAGGTATACAAGGTTACAAACAAACCTCTGAAGCATAACCAGGAGTTTCCCCAGCAGTTGGTTTAACAAAAGATCCTACTGGGCAAGTTTGCTGTACCACTTCACAGAATGCTATGAGTCTGTCCCTGTTGCCAAGCTCCACTGCCtgcgatttttttttcaagttttcATTATTATGCATTGACCTTAAAATTCTTGAACACGCTATCTATGAAATGTTGTAAAGAGGGTTGGCCTTCTGTTTAACCTGCACAATATCATGGCGAGGAACCCTTGGAAGCGGTTGAACTCTGTAGCCTTTGGCTGACATGACTTCCGCAATTAGCAAACCTCCCTATGGATCATACTATATCATCAATTGCGTACATAGTTGCATCACAGATGTGAGAATGAAGAACCTACTTTTATTGCTTCTCCAACCATTTGTGGAGCAAGAAACAAGCCTTGAAACAGTGAACGCATAACATGGCCAGGTGTTGACCCAAATTCCACCCCAAGGCCAGGTGCAGATAGGCGAGCTGCAGCTGCTTCAACCAAATGTTTCTTCCCAGCAACATAACCACCACAAGGCGCAATAGTTCCACCCGGATTCTTTATTAAACTACCAGCAATCAAGTCTGCTCCCTGCCATGAAAACACACAATGAGATAGAGGTAGAGCTAGCCTTCATGAGATGGTGATAATCATGGACTTACCACCATTGCAGGTTCGGATGTCTCAACGAATTCACCATAGCAATTGTCAACCATCACCATGCAGTTTGGATTTTGCATCTGCAATGAGATCCAAAAGATGAAAACTGTCGGCACACACAAAAGCTAGCATAGATGCAGAAGGTTGCTAGGCCCTAGACAGAACGTGATCTTGCCTTGATCAAACTTATAGCTCTCTGAATATCTGCTACGCTTAAGCTCTTGCGCCATGAGTACCCACAAGATCTCTGTATGAAGGCACATCCAGTTTCTGGTCTGATGGCACAAGCAAGGGCTTCCCAATCAAGGCCACCATCTGCTGCGAGCTACAACTGAAGCCTCATCAGTAACCCATCCTCAGCACGAGGCAACACAGTCTACCATCTAGATGTATTctactcatccatcccaaattgtaagtcattccaagaatcttggagagtcaaagtatctcaagtttgaccaaatttatatgataatataataacatttatgatgtcatctaagtatcattagatttttcatcaattatattttcatagtatacctatttgatgtcataaatctttataattttctctataattttggtcaaacttgagatgctttgactctccaagattcttagaatgacttgcaatttgggatggagggagtaacttcTAAGAGAGAAATCAACGCACCGGAGCTTCTCGGTACGCCACTCCAAAGTCCTTGAGTGATCCTACGTTGGCCGACCCCCTTATCCCAATCACCTCCTCTAAGGTGTCGTACGGAGGCCCAGCAACCGCCAGGAGCTGCAGGAATTCAGCATTCATCAGTCTGAAATGTCGAGCAGAAGCAGAGCCAAGACTTGTTCATTCAGTTCATCCTGTCCTTTACCTCATGCCCAGGCCTCAGAAGCGCAAACAGTGCACAGGCAATGGCGTGCGTGCCGGAGAAGAACTGGCATCGATGGAGGAATTGGTACATCGGAGAGGAGCTCGGTCAGACTGAGGTGAGCAACGAATGGAGCGAAACGAGACTGTCGTGTGCCAAGGTGGAACCTGGGGGCGCACAATGGCGGCCTCGGCGCCAACGATTTCGGCGAAGACGgcgtccagcgcctcccggccgccgccgtcgtcgtggcCGTACCCCGTCGACCCGCCGAAATGCTGAAACAAACGCACACGCGTGACTCCAGGTTCGGAGGCCAAGCAGAGCGGTAGAGGAATGGGTGAAACGAGGGGGGTTACGTGCGGCGCGACGCGAGCGCGGCGAAAGGCGGCCGCGACGCGGGAAGAGTTGAGGGCGAGGGCGCGGTCGACGGCGCGGAACTCCGCCTGCAGCGACTCCGCCGCGCGGGACACGTCCGGGTGGAACGCCGCGTCAGACGCCGCGACCACGACCGTGGGGGCGTACGCGCGACACCAGCCGACGCGcggggcgggagcgggagcgtcGCGAGGCCGCGCCCACGCGAGGGGGCTCGAGCAGAAACAGGCGgtggccgccatcgccgcggccGCAGCAAGCTAGTGAACGAACCAaccgcccggcgccggcgggcggggtTGTTGGCTCGGGCGGATTATCCTTTCGGTCGCTTGCTGATGGGCCGCCTGAAATGGGCCCTCACGTGCGGATCAGGCTGGGCCTGGCTAACCGTCTGCTCAGGCCCATTTTGACCAACAGCTTAGGCCTGGCCCAGTACTCGTTTGCGTGGGCGTGCACGTTTTGCAAGGCCACACCCACTGAAATGGCAACGCTTGCAGCATCAGGCACCTGTCCTTGTTGCTTATCGCGGGATGCCAAGCCAAAGCAGTGGCAGCACCGCAGCAGCATTAGAGAGAGATGGAgagatcaagaagaagatgacgcAACCAGCCATGCCGAAACAGGAGTCACGGTCACCACCGGCCAGTCAGCAACTGGGGAACCAATGGAGCTAAGCAAAGCAACATAAGCATGGTGAGGAACGGCCTGAACTGAACTGAAGAAGAAGCACACGCGATGCTTGCACGCAAGTCCATCGCCTTACCTTCCACTTCCGCCGGCTATATTACTCGATCTCCGCATTAGCTCATACATCTGAAGTTACTTCGAGTAACACCATCGATCGAGTACATTCTACAATGGCCTCCGGCGGCAAGGGCCTGCTGGCTGGTTCGTTCctgcgagcggcggcgctgggtCTGGTGGTtctggcgtcggcggcgccggtggctcGGTCGTGGAGCAAGGAGGGGCACATGATGACATGCCAGATCGCGCAGGTAAATCAGGCCCGTTTCGTTCCCTCCCGTCCATTTCTCGCCAACGACCAAGCGTCGTGACCGAGGCAGCCCGGGTTTTGCAGGGTCTGCTGGAGCCTGACGCGGCGCACGCCGTGAGGAACCTGCTGCCGGAGGACGTGGGCGGCGACCTGTCGGCGCTGTGCGTGTGGCCGGACCAGGTCAGGCACTGGTACAAGTACAGGTGGACCGGCCCGCTCCACTTCATCGACACCCCTGACAAGGCCTGCACCTTCGACTACTCGAGTAAGTTCTTCCAATTTCCAAGCAGTTCGCATGCAGTTGAAGGGCCGTCGTGTCGTGTCTCTCTGGtgatgaaatgcaatgcaatggtGATGGATCGGTGAGCAGGGGACTGCCACGGCCCCGATGGCGCCAAGGACATGTgcgtcgccggcgccatcgCCAACTTCACGTCCCAGCTCCTGCACTACAAGCACGGCAGCGCCGATCGCAAGTGTAAGCAGAGCAAGGTGCCGATCTCAACCAATGGTTCTGTATTTCTACGTGTTCTGATAACCATTTTCTGGTTGCAATGCAGACAACTTGACCGAAGCACTCCTGTTTCTGTCGCACTTCATGGGAGATGTTCATCAGGTAGTCTGGCCTGctgctttttctttctttctttctttctttctttctttccttccattCATCACGTGGCTAATTTCCTGTGTGGTTGCAGCCGATGCATGTGGGGTTCACGAGCGACCAAGGCGGTAACTCCATAGACCTGCGGTGGTTCAGGCACAAATCCAACCTCCATCATGTACGTAATGAGCAGCCCACGATCCTTGCACACGATTCCAACTTTGTGATGACTGGTGAAATTTTTCTGGGTCGTTTTCAGGTGTGGGACAGGGAGATCATACAGACTGCTCTCGCTGAGTTCTACGACAAGGACATGGGCACCTTCCGGAAGCAACTTGAGCACAACCTCACCAAGGTAAGTGGAGACGATCCAGTGTTAACTAAGGAACAACTCTTGGTTCCaagcaaagaaacacaactatACCTCACATTTGCAAACTCCGTTCTTCAGGGCACCTGGTCTGACGATGTATCATCATGGGGAGACTGCGAGGACCTCTTGTCGTGCCCAACCAAGTTCGTGTTATCTGAAATCTCACTCTGGAAGTATAGAAACGAAACGGACCATTTTTTCACTACATGTGGATAACCATCGACGTGCTTCTTGATGCGACAGGTACGCGACGGAGAGCATAAACTTGGCGTGCAAGTGGGCCTACAGCGGCGTCCATGGAGGGGAAACCCTATCCAGTAAGTTTGGGCAAAAGATGACTGTGCATCTCGACGATCTGAATGCAAACAGCTGCTGATGAAACGGGGCTTTCACTCTCGCAGACGACTACTTCGATTCGAGGCTCCCGATCGTGTCGCGGCGGATCGCGCAGGGGGGAGTGCGGCTGGCCATGTTCCTCAACCGGATCTTCAGCCAGCACAACCGTGACGTTGCAGCGCCATCCTGACCAATTACAACCTGATGAAGCCACACGCCCACACTTGTAACCTGACATCGTCTCTGTTGCATCTATCCATGCTAATCCCGTAATTCGCGTGTTACATGACTCATGATGGAAGACTAGCTTGAGCATGTACTCCATACGAACAACAAATTTTAACGACAAGTATATCCATTGACACTTGTGCACGTCTATGGACAGTAACCTTGAGCAGGCTGCACTGCATTGTGTGTACAGACTACAAGACGAAAGAACGCATGTAGGAGTAGGCGCTAGCTGTTGGATCGGCCACTGATCACGGCGCCGATTACGGCGATTGCTAATCTAATCTAGGAACCAAGAGCCAGCGGCCAGCGCATTGAATTTTTCGGATCGATCTGCCGTGTTCCATCACCTTCCAATTCCGTTGGCACGAACAGGAACATCTAATCCACTACTCCCATCTCTATGCCATGCGACGCGAGACGTTTGGTCTCTCGACAAGGAAGTAACATAACAAGAGAGAAGCGCCACGCCATCTATCTCAGTCGACTACACGGTCACGTCCCGACTCCTGAGCTGCAGTCTGACGCGCGCGGTGCGTGACGATCGTCTCCCGCCCCGAGCGCCCGGGTCACGCGGCGGCAGCCGCCCAGCCGCGGTTCGCGGCCACCGATAGGCCAGGCGATCGCCGGTCGGCCGGCCAGCCGAGAGATCACCAGAGGCTAGGTACACCGTAGTACTCCTACAAACTTCTCACGAATTCTCGGGTGCCCGCGCAAGGCCGTGGCCGATCCATCCGCCGGCGACGGTGCAGATACTTACGGATCAGTGCATGCCGCTCGCCGTTCTTGCTGCCGATAATCTCGCCGCGGCGTCACCGTGTCCACTCAATTTGATCGATCGTCGCGTTTCCGGGAGgggcgcgcgggacggcgggttgatggcggcggcgatcaAGGTGATCGGATCCAAACCATCGGAATGTTTCCAATTCCAAGACCCTAATACCTGGTATTTTCCTGCCCTGTCGTCTCCCTTTCCttatttcttcttctgatgCGCTTGTGTTCCTGGTTCGAGATGGATGTACAGCTGAAAACAGATCGATCAGCTGAATTGTTCCCGTATTTGTTCGTCATATATGGACTTCGATCTTAATTACATCTGTAGGGCATGGGCTACACCAATCTGATGAAATCTCATTGTTTAAGATTGAAGATCCTGATGAATTTATTCAAATAATTAACCCATCCAAGCTTCCACATAATAATTGAGAGTCATGTAGTAACAGCCTAACAGGTGTAGCATTTGTGTCTTTTCTGGTCAGGTTCAAATGAGATCCTTACCTTTTAGAAAATCTGAGTGACGCCTCTGACAACATGGAATGGATGGACAGATGAACACTGCAGAAATCTTTAATACTTTCCCTACACTTTGACACTAGAAATCCTGCTGTTGCTGATAACCACAATGGCCCTCTTGCAGGATTTGCAATACTGAGCTTGAAAGTGATGTGGTAGTTGAAGTAGGAGAGATATCCTTCCATCTCCACAAGGTACATGTACATTTCTCCCATCCCTCTCTTTTCTAGCACACTGTGCTAGTCATTTTTCAGTGTTATAAAAAATGCTTGCTCAAATATGGCCAAACCTTGCCACATTGTGCTCCATGGCCTGAATTGCAGATTTGCAGATGATATGTTATGCTACATTCAAATGTCAGACATTTTCTGCATACTGAAAACGTGTAAACACCGTTTTTTTCGTCTTGTTCAGTCTCCATTGATCAGCCGTAGCGGCACGCTGCAAAAGCTGATAAACGAGTCCACCGGCAATGACGAAGACGACAGGAAACCATGCACGGTCCGGCTGGACGACTTTCCCGGCGGCCCTGAAGCCTTCCAGCTGGCCGCCATGTTCTGCTACGACGTCAGGATGGAGCTGAACGCGGGGAACGTCGTGCCGGTGCGATGTGCAGCCGAGCACCTAGCCATGACCGAGGACTACGGCGAGGGGAACCTCGTGGAGCAGGCCGAGACCTTCTTCTCCCAAGTGCTGGGCACCTGGAACGACGCCGTGCGCGCGCTGCACGCGTGCGACGCCGTGCTCCCTGACGCCGAGGACCTCCTCATCGTGCCACGGTGCATCGACTCGCTGGCGAGCAAGGCCTGCGCCGACCCGACGCTCTATGGGTGGCCCATGCTGGAGTACTACACGGCGAAGAGCCTCGAGGAGACGGTGATCTGGAACGGCACCAGCGCCACCGCGAAGCCGCGGTCGCTGGGCGTGGACTGGTGGTACAAGCAGGCGTCGTCGTTCAGGCTGCCGGTGTACAAGAGGCTCATTGCGGCGGTGCAGTCCAAGGGCATGAGCCCCGAGAACGTCGCCGGCTCACTGGTGCACTACGCGAGGCGCCACCTCTCCGGGCTCAAGCGGCATGGGGATAACAGCGACGGCAGCAGCCGCGGCGGTGCGTCGGGGACGACGGCCGTGCTCTCCGACGGTGACCAGAGGACCATCCTCGAGGAGGTCGTCGCACTGCTCCCGACCGAGAAGGGTGTCACCCCGACGCGGTTCCTGCTTGGTTTGCTCCGCACCGCCACAGTCCTGCACGCCAGCGGGGCATGCCGGGACGCGCTGGAGAGGAGGGCCGGCAACCAGCTGGAGGAGGCCGCGTTGGAGGACCTGCTGATACCCAACACCGGCTACTCTGCGGAGACGCTCTACGATGTGGACAGCTTGCAGCGGATGCTGGAGCAGTTCATGATGACGAGCACGTCCGCGTTCGCCGCGTCGCCGGAGATCACGGACGAGGGGCAGCTGGTCGACGCCCCCTCGGCCGAGCTCGTGCCGGTCAGCACGGTGGCCAAGCTCATCGACGGGTACCTCGCGGAGGTCGGCACTGACACCAACCTCAAGCTCTCCAAGTTCCAGACCATCGCCGCGCTCGTCCCGGACTACGCCCGGGCAATCGACGACGGCCTCTACCGCGCCATTGACATCTATCTCAAGGTAAAACCAGCAGTTCATCATCACTGTTCTTGACCCACACCTGAGTCTTGAATCGATTGAGCCATGTGACCTTACACATCTGTGTCCGTGGCGCGCATGCAGGCTCACCCGTGGCTGACGGACTCGGAGCGGGAGCAGCTGTGCCGGCTGATGAACTGCCAGAAACTGTCGCTGGAGGCGTGCACGCACGCGGCGCAGAACGAGCGGCTGCCGCTGCGCGTCGTGGTGCAGGTGCTCTTCTTCGAGCAGCTGCGGCTGCGCACGACGGTGTCCGGGTGGTTCTTCGTGTCAGACAACGCCGACCAGGGCTCCAGCTCCGACACCTGCGTGCTGCCGCGGAGGGCCGACGACGATCTGGCCTTCGCGGCAGGGTCGGAGGAGACGACGGACGAGGGCGGCTCGGCGGCGACCCGGCCCGGAGAGCTGTCGCCGGCGATGAGCGTGGTGGAGATCCGGCAGAGGGTgtcggagctggaggaggagtgCTCGAGCATGCGGCAGGAGATCCACAAGCTCGAGAAGCCCAAGAGCGCGCTGAGCCGGCTGTTCCGGAAGCTCGGACTCGGCAGGAGTTCGCCGTCGCGGGAGCGGGACCGGCAGCAGCACCAGGAGCCGCTGCCGCTTCCGGGAGCCGGCGACAAGAGGCGCAAGTCCTTCGGCGGGTGTTAACATGGGAATCGGGAACGTTTAGACGTGAGTTTTCTTCGGTGATGTAGTGGTTCCGTTTGATGATTGATCTTGAGATGTAGGTCGAAAGCGCGTTTGATTCATTCTTTACAATTTCTTTTGCTGGAACATTAGTGTCTTTTGGAATGTAACTTTCTTTTCGTGCAACGCTTGTAACATTCTTAAGATTTTCCCCCAACGGCTTCACAGTGTTCCTACCCCAAATCTAACCTCACTTAACAGCGAAGAATCATTTAGTACTGGTAAATCACGACTAGACCTCTTGTAGATGCGTACATGACTAACATCAAAGAATCATTAGATTCACCATTAGACTAGACCGCTTGTAAACGGTTACATGACTAACAGCAAAAATTCATTTGGCATAGATAGCCTAACCAAAAAAGTTGATATCACTATAGCCGACGAAGATTACATTCGGCAATTATATCCAAAAGGTCAGAACAGGAAGTAGCTACAGGGCAAAACTTATTAGCTCTGTTTACAGCAGGAAAGCTAAGCAGGGCCCGCTTGAGACCGAGTGGCCCCCTTTGCAGCATGGTCTGGGAAAAATGTGGTTCTTGCTCAGAGTACTGAAGCCAGCAATATCCCGTTAaacaaaaggaaggaaaaacGAGGGTCAAAATCATGAGAATGTGGTCGAAGAAGCACAAGCATGAAGGAGAGCAAGTGTCTGCTCGGCGATTGCGCGTTTCCTCGCTTGCTTTACCCACTCGGTAGCTATTTCCGCTGCTTCACTTCCTTGTAACCCTCCTTCCAAGGCATCAGCTGCTGTACTTAAGTCTCCGTCCACAATCAACCTTTCCACTCTGCTTATAAGGGACTCAATGCCATCTCCAGAACTATCCTCTTTAATCTGAAAACCAATGGAATAATTTGAAACTCAACTAGAAATACAAAGGATAACACACCACCAAAGGTACTAATTATGACTACAAGAGGCTCACTAAGGGCAAGCACAAATGGTGAAGCAACACAGTTGAAATGAAATATGCTATTGATTTCAGTAATATCAGATTATTAGATTGTTCTAGACCACAAGGTTCTGAATCGGCAATAGCaga from Setaria italica strain Yugu1 chromosome VII, Setaria_italica_v2.0, whole genome shotgun sequence includes the following:
- the LOC101779149 gene encoding uncharacterized protein LOC101779149 isoform X1; translation: MAATACFCSSPLAWARPRDAPAPAPRVGWCRAYAPTVVVAASDAAFHPDVSRAAESLQAEFRAVDRALALNSSRVAAAFRRARVAPHHFGGSTGYGHDDGGGREALDAVFAEIVGAEAAIVRPQFFSGTHAIACALFALLRPGHELLAVAGPPYDTLEEVIGIRGSANVGSLKDFGVAYREAPLAADGGLDWEALACAIRPETGCAFIQRSCGYSWRKSLSVADIQRAISLIKMQNPNCMVMVDNCYGEFVETSEPAMVGADLIAGSLIKNPGGTIAPCGGYVAGKKHLVEAAAARLSAPGLGVEFGSTPGHVMRSLFQGLFLAPQMVGEAIKGGLLIAEVMSAKGYRVQPLPRVPRHDIVQAVELGNRDRLIAFCEVVQQTCPVGSFVKPTAGETPGYASEVIFADGTFIDGSTSELSCDGPLRDPYAVFCQGGTHWTQWALVLTEVLKVI
- the LOC101779149 gene encoding uncharacterized protein LOC101779149 isoform X2, which encodes MAATACFCSSPLAWARPRDAPAPAPRVGWCRAYAPTVVVAASDAAFHPDVSRAAESLQAEFRAVDRALALNSSRVAAAFRRARVAPHHFGGSTGYGHDDGGGREALDAVFAEIVGAEAAIVRPQFFSGTHAIACALFALLRPGHELLAVAGPPYDTLEEVIGIRGSANVGSLKDFGVAYREAPLAADGGLDWEALACAIRPETGCAFIQRSCGYSWRKSLSVADIQRAISLIKMQNPNCMVMVDNCYGEFVETSEPAMVGADLIAGSLIKNPGGTIAPCGGYVAGKKHLVEAAAARLSAPGLGVEFGSTPGHVMRSLFQGLFLAPQMVGEAIKGGLLIAEVMSAKGYRVQPLPRVPRHDIVQAVELGNRDRLIAFCEVVQQTCPVGSFVKPTAGETPGYASEVIFADGTFIDGSTSELSCDGPLRDPYAVFCQKRTGAGRNTLDTVGTCPH
- the LOC101779149 gene encoding uncharacterized protein LOC101779149 isoform X3; protein product: MAATACFCSSPLAWARPRDAPAPAPRVGWCRAYAPTVVVAASDAAFHPDVSRAAESLQAEFRAVDRALALNSSRVAAAFRRARVAPHHFGGSTGYGHDDGGGREALDAVFAEIVGAEAAIVRPQFFSGTHAIACALFALLRPGHELLAVAGPPYDTLEEVIGIRGSANVGSLKDFGVAYREAPLAADGGLDWEALACAIRPETGCAFIQRSCGYSWRKSLSVADIQRAISLIKMQNPNCMVMVDNCYGEFVETSEPAMVGADLIAGSLIKNPGGTIAPCGGYVAGKKHLVEAAAARLSAPGLGVEFGSTPGHVMRSLFQGLFLAPQMVGEAIKGGLLIAEVMSAKGYRVQPLPRVPRHDIVQAVELGNRDRLIAFCEVVQQTCPVGSFVKPTAGETPGYASEVIFADGTFIDGSTSELSCDGPLRDPYAVFCQ
- the LOC101778732 gene encoding endonuclease 1, whose protein sequence is MASGGKGLLAGSFLRAAALGLVVLASAAPVARSWSKEGHMMTCQIAQGLLEPDAAHAVRNLLPEDVGGDLSALCVWPDQVRHWYKYRWTGPLHFIDTPDKACTFDYSRDCHGPDGAKDMCVAGAIANFTSQLLHYKHGSADRKYNLTEALLFLSHFMGDVHQPMHVGFTSDQGGNSIDLRWFRHKSNLHHVWDREIIQTALAEFYDKDMGTFRKQLEHNLTKGTWSDDVSSWGDCEDLLSCPTKYATESINLACKWAYSGVHGGETLSNDYFDSRLPIVSRRIAQGGVRLAMFLNRIFSQHNRDVAAPS
- the LOC101756440 gene encoding BTB/POZ domain-containing protein At5g03250 is translated as MAAAIKVIGSKPSECFQFQDPNTWICNTELESDVVVEVGEISFHLHKSPLISRSGTLQKLINESTGNDEDDRKPCTVRLDDFPGGPEAFQLAAMFCYDVRMELNAGNVVPVRCAAEHLAMTEDYGEGNLVEQAETFFSQVLGTWNDAVRALHACDAVLPDAEDLLIVPRCIDSLASKACADPTLYGWPMLEYYTAKSLEETVIWNGTSATAKPRSLGVDWWYKQASSFRLPVYKRLIAAVQSKGMSPENVAGSLVHYARRHLSGLKRHGDNSDGSSRGGASGTTAVLSDGDQRTILEEVVALLPTEKGVTPTRFLLGLLRTATVLHASGACRDALERRAGNQLEEAALEDLLIPNTGYSAETLYDVDSLQRMLEQFMMTSTSAFAASPEITDEGQLVDAPSAELVPVSTVAKLIDGYLAEVGTDTNLKLSKFQTIAALVPDYARAIDDGLYRAIDIYLKAHPWLTDSEREQLCRLMNCQKLSLEACTHAAQNERLPLRVVVQVLFFEQLRLRTTVSGWFFVSDNADQGSSSDTCVLPRRADDDLAFAAGSEETTDEGGSAATRPGELSPAMSVVEIRQRVSELEEECSSMRQEIHKLEKPKSALSRLFRKLGLGRSSPSRERDRQQHQEPLPLPGAGDKRRKSFGGC